The Chloroflexota bacterium DNA window TGCTCGGGGCTGGTGATTTGTGTGTAATGGGGTTCATATTTTGCGGGGTCTGTCCTTTTTGCAGATGGTCCTCCGGTAGACTGCGATTGTAGCGTTACTTAATCTGCAACAACTCTACATTAACCGCGCCACGCGGGCAGGCCGCAATACATTCCAGGCATTTGGTGCAAGTGGAAAAATCAGTGTCTTTCGAGAGATTCAATCCCTCGGGGCAGGCGCGCTGGCAAGCTACACAGGGCGTGCAGGTTTCTTCAGCGCGGCGAATTTTCAGGAAAGGGTTCCAGCGGCTGATGCGGCTGAATGCGGCTCCGAGCGGGCACATATCGCGGCACCACGAGCGTCCGGTCGCCCATTCTGCGCCGACGAGCATGGTGTACCAGCCGATGGTTGGAAAAACGCTGCCGCCATTTCCAGCGGCGATAGCGCCGCGACAAACAACGCCCGCCGGACAAATTGTACAAAATATTGGATTATGGCAAACGAAGGCCGCGCCGACGACGCCCCCAACAATCACGCGTTGAACCCAGGCGCGGTATTTCCAGGGTTTTGAGTTTTTCACCGGCCCGCGGTTGAAGATCCAGCGGCCAGGGCAGATCCAACTGCAAAAGGCGCGCCCAAAGAAAAAGATCAACCCCAGGCTTACCAGCGCGCCCACCAAGAGTGCAGGGATGATCTTCCGGGAAGCTGCAATCAGTTGTGCCACGCCCAGTGGGCAGGCTATCTGCAGGGGGCCAATATCCACCACGCAGGTACTTCCGTTCCAGATATCCGTGCCGATTAAAATAAAAAACCCGATGGTGAAGAAGAAACGCACCGTCGGCCATAATTTAAGCTGAAACCTGCTTTTTTTGCGCCGCTTCGATTTTGTGGCAGAGATGATTCGGGTGGTCATAGGCCTATAGAATTTACAGACTGGATGGATACGGCTTTGCCGCGTTTGGGATTGCCATCGGTAAAAGCCGAGCGCGGACAAATTGTGACGCAAGCCCCGCAGCCGTTGCAGCGTGCGGGATCAATGTGAGGGTTGCCGTCTTCGTC harbors:
- a CDS encoding 4Fe-4S binding protein, encoding MTTRIISATKSKRRKKSRFQLKLWPTVRFFFTIGFFILIGTDIWNGSTCVVDIGPLQIACPLGVAQLIAASRKIIPALLVGALVSLGLIFFFGRAFCSWICPGRWIFNRGPVKNSKPWKYRAWVQRVIVGGVVGAAFVCHNPIFCTICPAGVVCRGAIAAGNGGSVFPTIGWYTMLVGAEWATGRSWCRDMCPLGAAFSRISRWNPFLKIRRAEETCTPCVACQRACPEGLNLSKDTDFSTCTKCLECIAACPRGAVNVELLQIK